The sequence TACATGAAACTCGAGCACCTAATGGCAAGGTTCTTGAAGCATGTTGAAAAACAAGCTGCCGGGAAGCTTTTGGCAGCAGATGGAACTCCAAATTTACCTATCATAGAAGGGTATTGTTCATTAATTAATTTCATGCTAGTAACTATAGTAAGCAGCAATCAATTTATTTCTGTGTTTATTGATCTCGAATGGTTATTTCGAATGATAGGCTATTTGACAAAGTTGATGTGGACGACAATGACAATATATCTCCCGAGGAATTTAAAGAATTGATTAGAGAAATCAAATCCGATACGAAAAATATGGACCAAAATGATATCATTGATGAAGTGGTTAAGGAGTTCGACGCAGATGCTGATCGAATGATTTCAAAAGATGAGTTTGTTAAGGGTTTCGCGAAATGGCTCGTTAAGAGTAAGAGCAATATTAGCAGTCGAAGAGGAGAAGGGTCGTACACGAAAAAATACATCGAAAACTTATACCAGGTAACACAGAAATTACTCCATAATTTCTATGCAATTTGCTAAGACTAAGTAGTACGTACCGAAATACTCCCtctgttactttttaataggccattttctataaataaatatttcaaaaaaatgggTCAGTTTTCTAattggaaagtcaaatgttactttaattttctgggatcacttttcttttaatttcttttgatgacaagtgttatgtggaccatttcacttatttctttggttgataagtgtcatgaggaccatttcacttcacttcttttattgacaagtgtctaccatttcacttcacttcttttattgacaagtgtctagaggatcactttcaataattagttctcttaatttatttaattttctcaaaaaaagaaaatggTCTACTAAAAAataacggagggagtactaaCTAAGCCAGAGAAGCAGTATAGATTTTGTTATTCATctagagtttttcttttttcggGAGAGAATGCTGGAATATGCAAAGAGCAAATTATTAATGCAAGGAATTTTAAGACAGTTTGAAAATGACGATGCAGTGGTCGAAACTTCTCTCAGAATAGAAGTTGGTATACCGAATGTATCATTTATCACAAGGTTAGTACTGCTTGCTGTAAACGTCTCGAGATATTCTCGAACAATCTTTATTAGTAATCTTATTCTTCTATTACTTTGAGCGTAGATTGTTCGACAGATTTGACATAGACAAGGATAATCTTATTTCGCATCAAGAACTACGAACACTGATAGAGGGTATCAAGTTTGGAAAGATAGAGTTGGATATGGACGATGCCGTTGAGGAATTAATGAATGAGTTAGATACCAATGGTGATCATATGATTGATAAAGAAGAATTCATTAGTGGCTTCACGAAGTTTGTCGAAGCAAATCATCCGACGACTGGATTTCCAGATACTCCACATGTAAGTAAATGAATCCGCAGAGTTCTTGTCAGAgagaacttttttttcttttttttaacgtCAACTTGATGAATAATGCAGGTAAAAACACCAAGGGAAAAGGTTAAAGAAGTCGAAGAAGGAGCTATCGAGAACAAAACGAAGGCGGGTTGCAAAGCTGGACTACTATTAGTTCTAGGAATTTCAGTTCTATCTTTACTTGCTGAACCTCTTATAGAAGTTGTTCAGGATTTCTCCAATTCCGTGAATCTACCATCTTTCTTTGTCTCGTTTGTCTAGTTACCCGTGGCTACTAATTCTAGAAGGGCAGTTTCAGCCATTGTTTCTGCAAGTCGAAAGAATCCTCGAACTACTTCATTAACATTTTCTGAGGTTCgtgtctctctctctttcttcacAAGGATCATTTGTTGATTGTTTGTTGAACAGCTAAGTCTTTCTCTCGTCACAATTTTTTGAAATCTTTGGTTGATTTACTTACTTTTGTGCAGATTTATGGATCCGTGTTCATGAACAATGTGTTAGGATTGATTGCACTTCTATCTCTTGTATATGCAAGAGACTTGGAATGGAATTTCTCAGCTGAAATTTTGATAATTCTCGTCATTTGCTTGATAATGGGTCTTCTGTCAAGTTTCCGCACCAAATTCCCTATCTGGATATCTCTGATAGCATACCTTTTGTACCCATTGTCTCTACTCATGGTTTACATTCTTAATTCTGTCTTGAAATGGCATTGAAGTGTGAAGAGTGTCAAGTGTGAACACTTCGTTACCTAGTAGGCTTATGAAGGTTGGATATTATGTGGGCTTTTCCTCCTGCTTCTTGCTTCTTTAAAATTTCAACACCAAGTGGGCTACAAACCCACAATGCGGTGGAGTGGAGTGCATCAATTCCGTAACGTTTATATACTAAGTAGTAATATCTAGCCAATTGTGGATGCCATCCCTATGACCGTGTCCctttgatacgtatgatctctgtaccttggtagctattactataaaggcagaattcagaataataatagacgagaaaacttagaagaacacagaacacaaagtagtaattcgaagaaatatatcttctctagattatgaacaaaaaaacgattacaattctctcattgttacgctcacaatcttctctaacagtggattaaccttaaactgtttgctaagcttgcacaagAATTGTcgcaagctttctctaggttttctgtaCCTAATATCCGTGTGTCCTTAGCTGTTAGCCaaagccctctatttatagccttcatcgtactcatcCGACCAAGGatttctattaggaatctatttcctaaactaagagtattgcctaaaacaaaactcttccctaactaggaattctgcctaaacaaggattcctgcctagagtaggattcttccctcaacttag comes from Papaver somniferum cultivar HN1 chromosome 7, ASM357369v1, whole genome shotgun sequence and encodes:
- the LOC113292603 gene encoding sodium/calcium exchanger NCL2-like; this encodes MSKAIFYVFVCFFMLHVVECRGRSYLQYDDLVSDGMNFYHDVYESDTTYIKQLKQVETTKPTLTTMTNSTEEICEHMYGFLPCSSNLLGHLFQIVVYEYLLFLGERYVTEGSELVFQILPGIFGASVFEILGGFPEAMILIVSGLSKSKEIAEEKVLTGVGLLAVSTVLLLTLVWGTCVIVGKNEILPGDSLSILNRKRAAKRPLFSKVRSYITGYGITTDQETSITSRIMILSIVPFILIQIPELIMKLSYVRKIITVVTLVVSIALLLVYFLYQVFQTWIHDRRLEYMKLEHLMARFLKHVEKQAAGKLLAADGTPNLPIIEGLFDKVDVDDNDNISPEEFKELIREIKSDTKNMDQNDIIDEVVKEFDADADRMISKDEFVKGFAKWLVKSKSNISSRRGEGSYTKKYIENLYQFENDDAVVETSLRIEVGIPNVSFITRLFDRFDIDKDNLISHQELRTLIEGIKFGKIELDMDDAVEELMNELDTNGDHMIDKEEFISGFTKFVEANHPTTGFPDTPHVKTPREKVKEVEEGAIENKTKAGCKAGLLLVLGISVLSLLAEPLIEVVQDFSNSVNLPSFFVSFV